CTTTTAATTTTTTTACCATTTTTTCTGCAATCCCTGGCTTACCTCCCAGAAAATATACAGAATAATCTCTATTATAATCAGAATAACTAAGTATTTCTGTTAAAATATCAAACCCAGATACTCTTTCCTCAATATCTAAATTAAAAAGATTGGAAGCTAATAAAACACCAGCTCCATCTGGCAAACTTAAATCTGCACCATTCAAAATTTTGGCCAATTCATCATTTTTTCTGGCTCTCATAATCATTTCAGCATTGGGAGTTACAACTACAGCCTTTTTATTCTTATCAATATAAGAAAAAATTTCAGCACAACTTTCTTTCATTGAAATCTTATTTATTTTTACTCCCAAAATATCAACTTTATTTGCTTTCATTTTTAACTCCTTAAATCAGATTCAAAATTTTTTCTACATTAGCTACAGCTTCTTTTCTATAATTTTTCATTTTTTTAGCTAAATTACTGCTGATTTTTTCTTTATTATTCCAGTAATTATCTATAATCTCTTTTAAATCACTATAATTGCAATTTTCAGTAGTTAACTGTGTTTCCAAATTAAGATCCTCTAATAAACTATCAACTTTAGGATCATAACTTATACCTACAAACGGAACTTCATTAATTGCAGAAAAAATAAGGGAGTGTAATCTTACTCCCAGGAAAAAATCAAAAGTTTGAAAAAATGAAATCATTTCTGCCGGTTCCAGTTGTTTTTTTAAGATTAGAGCCGGTTTTTCCATCTTTTCTTTTAATTTTTGGCAGACTTTTAGATCCTCTGTTAAATGCATAGGTAAAATAATTATTTGACCCTCACTTTTTTGCTGAAGATAATCAGCAGCCTGGGCCATACTATCTAGATAACCATTATTTTTCCAGTTGCGAGGTGAAACTCCAATTATAGGAGTTGAATCTCTATCTATTTTTTCCTTTTTTAAAAAATCAGTTATTATTTTTTTAGGCTGTACTACTTTTATCCCATATACAGGGTCAACAGTTTCTTTTATTAAGTTTTCTTTTATCCCAATTTTTTTTAATAATTGAGCTGAATTATGGTCACGAACAGTAATTAAATCAGTTCTATTCCCAATCCATTTAACCATTTTACGGGAAATTTTTTTATTTAAAGGTCCAATACCCTGAGCATAAAAAACAGTTTTATTTCCCAGCATATCAGCCAAAAAAACTAAAGCCAAATAATAAATAACAGAACGAACACTACTTACATCCTGAAGAAGACTACCTCCTCCACTCAAAAATATATCTGAAGATTTAAGTGTTTTTATTATTTTACTAAAATCATTACGTTTTACAGCCCGTACTCCATACCGCTGAGAGGTAAGGGCAGGTGACTGGGATAAAACTGTTATTTCAATATCATTGCTTTTTTCCTGAAAAAGATTGATCATTGAATAAAGAATGGCCTCATCACCTAAATTATCAAATCCGTAATAACCGGATATAACAATTTTTTTAGTCATCCAGAAGCCACCTTTCCCTAACTTTATTTAAATATTTAAATAGGTAAATAAAAATAAATCCAATTAAAAGCCCCAACCAGACACCATGGAAACTTCTAATCAAAGATATTTTTAAAGGAATATGAATATGGGCAAAAGTATTTATAACAGTTATCTGTCCAATTGTTGCAAATACCAGGACCGGAATCATAATCATAAATGCCTTAATTTTATCTTTAAAATATAATCCTAAAAGTAAAATAGGATGACCAATCAAAAACGACTTAAAACGAGGTCTAACATATAAAATATCCTCCAGAAATTCCCTGAACCAGCTTTCTATATCCAAAACCGGGATAAAGGAAAAATTACCTGATCTGGCCAGATAAATTATTGCTGCCAGACCTAAAAAACCTACAATTAAAATATCCCTGACCTTTATTCTATAATCAAGAAAGTCTTTTAGAAGTTTATAATTTTCTTTTAAACTATTATTATTCAAAAATTCTTTTCTTAAATAATACCATAATACCAAAATTAAAGGTAGTAAAAAGGCTACTTTTACACCTCTGAATTTGTCGATACCTGCTAAAAAACTCAAATGAGAAAGACTGGCTGCCATTAATAAAGCTCCAGTTAATGAAATTAAAATTGTCTTTCCAAAAGATTTTAAATAATTTTCTTTTTTGTCAATAAATTGAGTTATAATTGCAAATGCAGGGAAAAC
The sequence above is a segment of the Halanaerobiales bacterium genome. Coding sequences within it:
- a CDS encoding WecB/TagA/CpsF family glycosyltransferase codes for the protein MKANKVDILGVKINKISMKESCAEIFSYIDKNKKAVVVTPNAEMIMRARKNDELAKILNGADLSLPDGAGVLLASNLFNLDIEERVSGFDILTEILSYSDYNRDYSVYFLGGKPGIAEKMVKKLK
- the csaB gene encoding polysaccharide pyruvyl transferase CsaB codes for the protein MTKKIVISGYYGFDNLGDEAILYSMINLFQEKSNDIEITVLSQSPALTSQRYGVRAVKRNDFSKIIKTLKSSDIFLSGGGSLLQDVSSVRSVIYYLALVFLADMLGNKTVFYAQGIGPLNKKISRKMVKWIGNRTDLITVRDHNSAQLLKKIGIKENLIKETVDPVYGIKVVQPKKIITDFLKKEKIDRDSTPIIGVSPRNWKNNGYLDSMAQAADYLQQKSEGQIIILPMHLTEDLKVCQKLKEKMEKPALILKKQLEPAEMISFFQTFDFFLGVRLHSLIFSAINEVPFVGISYDPKVDSLLEDLNLETQLTTENCNYSDLKEIIDNYWNNKEKISSNLAKKMKNYRKEAVANVEKILNLI